A genomic stretch from Desulfocurvibacter africanus subsp. africanus DSM 2603 includes:
- a CDS encoding PHP domain-containing protein — MPGIDLHIHSTASDGTLTPTEIVVAAKAAGLEALALTDHDTVQGLGDFMEAGRDNGLEVIPGVELSVRSDLGTMDILGYWVPTGQSGLTEALEYLNLQRAERNREIAARLQRQGLDVSYEEIAAKAAGGTIGRPHIAQVLQEKGYVKTLQDAFEKYLASGGKAYVPKVVLSPDKAVAMLKAEGATVCLAHPRLYKKVNLATLEGFLARMKPLGLDGLEARYPEHSPEDTRNYENLAARLGLVVSGGSDFHGLNKPHLRLGKGRGDLYVPYSVLEGLKALRRSQGLPA; from the coding sequence ATGCCCGGCATCGATCTGCATATTCATTCCACGGCCTCAGACGGCACACTGACCCCGACGGAGATAGTAGTGGCGGCCAAAGCCGCAGGCCTGGAGGCCCTGGCCCTCACGGACCACGATACCGTGCAGGGACTTGGCGATTTCATGGAGGCCGGCCGCGATAATGGCCTGGAGGTCATCCCCGGAGTGGAACTCTCGGTGCGGTCCGACCTCGGGACCATGGACATCCTCGGCTATTGGGTGCCGACGGGCCAAAGCGGCCTGACCGAAGCGCTTGAATACCTGAATCTACAGCGCGCCGAGCGCAATCGCGAGATCGCCGCGCGCCTGCAACGGCAAGGCCTGGACGTATCCTACGAGGAGATCGCGGCCAAGGCCGCAGGCGGCACCATCGGCCGGCCGCACATCGCCCAGGTTCTGCAGGAGAAAGGCTACGTGAAGACCCTGCAGGACGCCTTCGAAAAATATCTGGCTTCGGGCGGCAAGGCCTACGTGCCCAAGGTCGTGCTGTCGCCCGACAAGGCAGTGGCCATGCTCAAGGCCGAGGGCGCCACGGTCTGCCTGGCGCATCCCAGACTGTACAAGAAGGTGAACCTGGCCACGCTGGAAGGCTTTCTCGCGCGCATGAAACCCCTGGGCCTGGATGGACTGGAGGCCCGCTACCCCGAGCACTCGCCCGAGGACACCCGTAATTACGAGAACCTGGCCGCCCGCCTGGGCCTGGTGGTCAGCGGAGGGTCGGATTTCCATGGGCTCAACAAGCCGCACCTGCGCTTGGGCAAGGGCCGGGGCGACCTGTACGTGCCCTATTCCGTGCTGGAAGGCTTGAAGGCCCTGCGCCGCTCCCAAGGATTGCCGGCATAG
- a CDS encoding Trm112 family protein: MTLNKDLLDILACPKCKGDLRLTPEEDGLICEKCGVAYPIRDEIPIMLVEEAIPLTTWEERRPAREPRES, from the coding sequence ATGACGCTGAACAAAGACTTGCTGGATATATTGGCCTGCCCCAAATGCAAGGGCGACCTTCGGCTGACGCCCGAGGAGGACGGCCTGATCTGCGAAAAGTGCGGCGTGGCCTACCCCATCCGCGACGAGATCCCCATTATGCTCGTGGAAGAGGCCATTCCCCTGACCACATGGGAAGAGCGCCGCCCCGCGCGCGAGCCGCGTGAGTCTTGA
- a CDS encoding Hsp20/alpha crystallin family protein has translation MVIDFSTLYDFPRQFDRLLEEFTRPYALSERRLAYPPLNITEDDRNLYVSAEIPGVAMEELELSLTDKSLVIKGERKGEQGKYFRQERPVGAFQRVITLGIPVNREAIKARLASGILEITLPKAEEAQPKKISIDVG, from the coding sequence ATGGTCATCGATTTCAGTACACTCTACGATTTCCCGCGACAGTTCGATCGGCTCCTTGAGGAGTTCACCCGGCCCTACGCACTGAGCGAGCGCCGCCTGGCCTACCCACCCCTGAACATCACCGAGGACGACCGGAACCTCTACGTAAGCGCCGAAATTCCCGGCGTGGCTATGGAGGAGCTTGAGCTGTCCCTCACGGACAAGAGCTTGGTCATCAAGGGCGAGCGCAAGGGCGAGCAAGGCAAGTACTTCCGCCAGGAAAGGCCCGTGGGCGCCTTTCAGCGCGTCATTACCCTGGGCATCCCGGTGAACCGCGAAGCCATCAAGGCCAGACTTGCCAGTGGCATCCTGGAGATCACCCTGCCCAAGGCCGAGGAAGCACAACCCAAGAAGATCAGCATCGACGTAGGGTAA
- a CDS encoding Hsp20/alpha crystallin family protein translates to MPNDVKKSEQQVQQQEKRYPLVRPATDIIEREDGFHIFMDLPGVRREDLIIDLKDNELKVSGKAVHPTQAKGETLALEFTSGEYTRTFTLSDTVNRENIKANMKNGVLELHLPKAEKMQPKRIEIQAG, encoded by the coding sequence ATGCCCAACGACGTGAAGAAAAGCGAGCAGCAGGTCCAGCAGCAAGAAAAGCGCTATCCCCTCGTGCGCCCGGCCACGGATATAATAGAGCGCGAGGACGGCTTCCACATCTTCATGGACCTGCCCGGCGTGCGCAGGGAAGACCTGATCATCGACCTCAAGGACAACGAGCTCAAGGTTTCGGGCAAGGCCGTGCACCCGACCCAGGCCAAGGGCGAAACCCTGGCCCTGGAATTCACCAGCGGCGAGTACACGCGCACCTTCACCTTGTCCGACACCGTGAACCGCGAGAACATCAAGGCCAATATGAAGAACGGCGTGCTGGAGCTGCACCTGCCCAAGGCGGAAAAAATGCAGCCCAAACGCATCGAGATTCAGGCCGGATAG
- a CDS encoding glycosyltransferase, with translation MHDQPVIVSAIVSAYKCERFLRGCLDDLLAQSLMPNLEIIVVDSSSPENEGEIVAAYRERWPDTIVYMRTERTETIYGAWNRGIRAARGRYVTSANADDRHAPEALERMARELDADPELALVYANAIITMTENASWQEPHAVGRTDWPAFDARTLSAYCYLGPQPMWRKSLHERYGWFDRDFTSAGDYDFWLRLAAGGERFKLIPECLGLYYMHTASLERRDKPRARRETFLARKRNPLPRTATRTDP, from the coding sequence ATGCACGACCAGCCAGTCATCGTCTCGGCCATCGTATCGGCCTACAAGTGCGAGCGCTTCTTGCGCGGCTGCCTGGACGATCTGCTGGCCCAGAGCCTCATGCCGAACCTGGAGATCATCGTCGTGGACTCGAGCTCGCCCGAGAACGAGGGGGAGATCGTGGCCGCCTACCGCGAGCGCTGGCCAGACACCATCGTCTACATGCGCACGGAGCGGACCGAGACGATCTACGGCGCCTGGAACCGCGGCATCCGCGCGGCGCGCGGCCGTTACGTGACCAGCGCCAACGCCGACGACCGCCACGCGCCCGAGGCCCTGGAGCGCATGGCCCGCGAACTGGACGCCGATCCGGAATTGGCCCTGGTCTACGCCAACGCCATCATCACCATGACCGAGAATGCCTCGTGGCAGGAGCCGCACGCCGTCGGCCGCACGGATTGGCCCGCGTTCGATGCGCGCACGCTCTCGGCCTACTGCTACCTCGGACCCCAGCCCATGTGGCGGAAAAGCCTCCACGAGCGCTACGGCTGGTTCGACCGAGACTTCACCTCGGCCGGCGATTACGACTTCTGGCTGCGGCTGGCTGCCGGCGGCGAACGCTTCAAACTCATCCCTGAGTGTCTTGGCCTGTACTACATGCACACGGCATCGCTGGAGCGCCGCGACAAGCCCAGGGCCCGCCGGGAGACGTTCCTGGCCCGCAAGCGCAATCCGCTGCCAAGAACCGCGACACGAACGGACCCGTGA
- a CDS encoding glycosyltransferase gives MRTFIFIPPVKQATGGVAVLCALAAHLHAEGFPVRLVLRERGWRPQGLAENVPLLAWQELNLKPDDIWLTPEGWANALLPGLSAGARCLVYCQNQAYLFSSLPAGVDWRKLSVRMLAVSQPVAWYIGQTLGLDCPVLRPGIDLTAFHPSTAKPSGALRIACMPRKNKAVLDRVREVFSARTAGRLNVEWLPIAGLDACGVAEALRSAHLFLATGFPEGLGLPPLEAMACGCLPVGFAGFGGFDYMRQAADVPGAYTPWFPLREVDWSGNGLWCADGDVLAAAMALETAAHWWLADDPRLQAALESGQRTTQAYSLDRQREAVAALWATLGQPA, from the coding sequence ATGCGCACCTTCATCTTCATACCTCCGGTCAAGCAGGCCACGGGTGGCGTGGCAGTGCTCTGCGCCCTGGCCGCGCACCTGCACGCCGAGGGCTTTCCGGTTCGGCTCGTGCTGCGCGAGCGAGGCTGGCGGCCTCAAGGCTTGGCGGAAAATGTTCCGCTGCTGGCCTGGCAGGAGCTGAACCTCAAGCCGGATGACATATGGCTTACGCCCGAGGGCTGGGCCAACGCTCTGCTGCCTGGCCTTTCGGCCGGAGCGCGCTGTCTAGTTTACTGCCAGAACCAGGCTTACCTGTTTTCCTCCCTGCCGGCCGGGGTGGATTGGCGCAAGCTGTCCGTACGCATGCTGGCCGTGTCGCAACCCGTGGCCTGGTACATCGGCCAGACCCTGGGCCTGGACTGCCCGGTGCTGCGGCCGGGTATCGACCTGACCGCATTTCACCCATCCACGGCCAAGCCGTCGGGCGCGCTGCGCATCGCCTGCATGCCGCGCAAGAACAAGGCCGTGCTCGATCGCGTGCGCGAGGTTTTCAGCGCGCGCACAGCGGGACGCCTGAATGTGGAGTGGCTGCCCATCGCCGGCCTGGACGCGTGCGGCGTGGCCGAGGCCTTGCGCTCGGCGCATCTTTTCCTGGCAACCGGTTTTCCCGAAGGGCTTGGCCTGCCGCCACTGGAGGCCATGGCCTGCGGCTGTCTGCCCGTGGGCTTCGCCGGCTTCGGCGGCTTCGACTACATGCGCCAGGCGGCCGACGTCCCCGGCGCGTATACGCCCTGGTTCCCCCTGCGCGAGGTTGACTGGAGCGGCAACGGCTTGTGGTGCGCCGACGGCGACGTGCTGGCAGCGGCCATGGCCCTGGAGACGGCCGCGCACTGGTGGCTTGCGGATGATCCGCGCCTGCAGGCGGCTCTGGAGTCCGGCCAGCGCACCACGCAGGCCTATTCCCTGGATCGTCAACGCGAGGCGGTCGCAGCATTGTGGGCTACGCTCGGCCAGCCTGCGTGA
- a CDS encoding TatD family hydrolase, with the protein MSKKSPERTPPESLHLPRVGVETHAHLDSREFRDDLPQVLDRAAASGIVAMGQVFLGPEAYQANKALFEGHPEVFFLLGVHPTDADKCSDAALEAMGAAFASDARIKAIGEIGLDFYWKDVPPETQQRIFRAQLALARERDLRVVVHSRDAFAETLAVLDDMGFKDRPLLWHCFGGDEAMARELLARGWLLSIPGPVTYPKNVELARAVAAVDMDRLVVETDCPYLTPEPWRGKRNEPALAVFTAARIAQLKGLTVEDAWRHMGQTAAKFFGLELPK; encoded by the coding sequence ATGTCCAAGAAATCCCCGGAGCGCACTCCGCCCGAAAGCCTGCACCTGCCGCGCGTGGGCGTGGAAACTCACGCCCATCTGGACAGCAGGGAGTTTCGCGACGATCTGCCGCAGGTCCTGGACCGCGCGGCTGCCTCGGGCATCGTGGCCATGGGCCAGGTATTCCTGGGTCCAGAGGCATATCAGGCCAATAAAGCACTGTTTGAGGGCCACCCCGAGGTCTTTTTCCTGCTCGGCGTGCACCCCACCGATGCGGACAAATGCTCGGATGCGGCACTAGAGGCCATGGGCGCGGCCTTTGCTTCGGATGCGCGGATCAAGGCCATCGGTGAGATCGGCCTGGATTTCTATTGGAAGGACGTGCCGCCGGAAACGCAGCAAAGGATTTTTCGCGCGCAGCTCGCCCTGGCCCGCGAACGGGACCTGCGCGTGGTGGTGCACAGCCGGGACGCTTTTGCCGAGACGCTGGCCGTGCTCGACGACATGGGCTTCAAGGACCGCCCTCTGCTTTGGCACTGCTTCGGCGGCGACGAGGCCATGGCCCGCGAACTGCTCGCGCGCGGCTGGCTGCTGTCCATCCCCGGTCCGGTGACCTATCCCAAGAACGTGGAGTTGGCTCGCGCCGTGGCCGCCGTGGACATGGACCGGCTGGTGGTGGAAACCGACTGCCCCTATCTGACGCCCGAACCCTGGCGCGGCAAGCGCAACGAGCCCGCTCTGGCAGTATTCACCGCCGCGCGCATCGCGCAGCTCAAGGGCTTGACCGTGGAGGACGCCTGGCGGCACATGGGACAAACGGCCGCCAAGTTTTTCGGCCTGGAACTGCCGAAGTAG